The proteins below are encoded in one region of Deltaproteobacteria bacterium RIFCSPHIGHO2_02_FULL_44_16:
- a CDS encoding 50S ribosomal protein L24 encodes MIAGKDKGKTGKILEVNPKEQKIRVEGLCLVKRHQKANQQHRQGGILEKEAWFSLSKASFYDEKLGKATRLGFRVSKGKKERISKRSGNIIQVTK; translated from the coding sequence ATGATTGCCGGGAAAGATAAAGGCAAAACAGGAAAGATTTTGGAAGTGAATCCGAAAGAACAAAAGATTCGCGTTGAAGGACTTTGTCTTGTAAAACGTCATCAAAAAGCGAATCAACAACACCGTCAAGGAGGAATCCTTGAAAAGGAAGCGTGGTTTTCTCTTTCCAAGGCCTCCTTTTATGATGAAAAGTTAGGGAAAGCGACACGTCTCGGTTTTCGCGTGAGTAAAGGGAAAAAAGAGAGAATTTCAAAACGATCTGGAAATATTATTCAGGTGACAAAGTAG